In one Streptomyces sp. NBC_01288 genomic region, the following are encoded:
- a CDS encoding glycine betaine ABC transporter substrate-binding protein gives MVRITAFAVCSLLLLTGCATANAEGTHVGYADSAGPAVIGTDGSAQSRVVAALYGELLTRAGQKVRTADTPYASPIDTAQAVVDGRISIAPAYESTLLRAMPGGQTMPGNMEATLSMALPPGIVALPPAAAQGGVVLAVTESTAGKHKLHSLTDLRRAGTGLTLGGSASGDPDAPSVAVLKEAYGVTLTPAGTASGATSGAADVRVLRSTDPAIARDGLVVLADPKSVVPPEHVFPLISAPAVDPAGRRALARVNTRLTTAQLARLTASVEAGETPGRAAKAWLRAKGLLR, from the coding sequence ATGGTGCGCATCACCGCGTTCGCCGTCTGCTCGCTCCTCCTCCTGACCGGGTGCGCGACCGCGAACGCCGAGGGCACGCACGTCGGTTACGCGGACAGTGCGGGGCCGGCGGTGATCGGTACCGACGGTTCGGCACAGAGCCGGGTGGTGGCGGCGCTCTACGGCGAACTCCTCACCCGGGCAGGGCAGAAGGTGCGGACGGCGGACACCCCGTACGCGTCGCCGATCGACACCGCACAGGCCGTGGTGGACGGGCGGATCAGCATCGCGCCCGCCTACGAGTCCACCCTGCTGCGGGCGATGCCGGGCGGGCAGACCATGCCCGGGAACATGGAGGCGACGCTGAGCATGGCGTTGCCACCGGGGATCGTCGCGCTGCCCCCGGCGGCGGCGCAGGGCGGGGTCGTCCTCGCGGTCACCGAGTCCACCGCGGGGAAGCACAAGCTGCACAGCCTTACGGATCTCCGCAGGGCCGGCACCGGTCTGACGCTCGGCGGCTCCGCGTCCGGCGATCCCGATGCCCCGTCCGTCGCCGTACTCAAGGAGGCGTACGGCGTCACGCTCACCCCGGCCGGGACGGCATCAGGGGCGACATCCGGGGCGGCGGATGTCCGGGTCCTGCGCAGTACCGACCCGGCGATCGCCCGGGACGGGCTGGTGGTGCTGGCTGACCCCAAGTCCGTCGTACCGCCGGAGCATGTCTTCCCGCTGATCAGTGCCCCCGCCGTGGACCCGGCCGGGCGGAGGGCGTTGGCTCGGGTCAACACCCGGCTGACGACAGCCCAGTTGGCGAGGCTCACCGCGTCCGTCGAGGCGGGCGAGACCCCGGGCAGGGCGGCGAAGGCCTGGCTGCGCGCCAAGGGCCTGCTGCGCTAG
- a CDS encoding response regulator transcription factor produces the protein MIRERSPDRPSVLVVEDDAGTSAPLVTALGFLGFDAHTVTAGTSGTGTEALAAVRERRPDAVLLDLALPDPDNPYGTDGTDGTEVCRLLRASGDNTPVLFLSPRHSVADKCRALAMGGDDYVTKPFDLTEVSARVRALIRRSRVSVPRRTIGYDAPAAPRRLRAAGVELDVDTREAWHHGQPVRLSATEFALLRVLMENAGRVVSKGAILDSVWKYDFQGESGVVETYVYYLRRKLDDSGQSLIRTVRGAGYLVSADPTTEKGNTGGGVGSTGIGGDGAGGGAVGQPIQRS, from the coding sequence GTGATCCGAGAACGCTCCCCCGACCGCCCCTCTGTCCTCGTGGTGGAGGACGACGCCGGCACCTCCGCGCCCCTCGTGACGGCCCTGGGCTTCCTCGGCTTCGACGCGCACACCGTCACCGCGGGCACCAGCGGCACCGGCACCGAGGCGCTGGCCGCCGTACGCGAACGACGCCCCGACGCCGTCCTGCTCGACCTCGCACTCCCCGACCCCGACAACCCTTACGGCACTGACGGCACCGACGGCACCGAGGTCTGCCGGCTGCTGCGGGCCTCGGGCGACAACACCCCGGTGCTCTTCCTCAGCCCCCGCCACTCGGTCGCGGACAAGTGCCGCGCCCTGGCGATGGGCGGCGACGACTACGTCACCAAGCCCTTCGACCTCACCGAGGTCAGCGCCCGCGTCCGCGCCCTGATCCGCCGCTCCCGCGTCTCCGTCCCCCGCCGGACCATCGGCTACGACGCCCCCGCCGCCCCGCGCCGCCTGCGCGCGGCCGGTGTCGAACTCGACGTCGACACCCGCGAGGCCTGGCACCACGGACAGCCGGTGCGGTTGTCGGCCACGGAGTTCGCCCTCCTGAGGGTCCTCATGGAGAACGCCGGCCGGGTCGTCTCCAAGGGCGCCATCCTCGACAGCGTCTGGAAGTACGACTTCCAGGGCGAGTCCGGGGTGGTGGAGACCTACGTCTACTACCTGCGCCGGAAGTTGGACGACTCCGGCCAGTCACTCATCCGTACCGTGCGGGGCGCGGGCTATCTGGTGAGCGCCGACCCCACCACCGAGAAGGGGAACACCGGTGGTGGGGTCGGCAGTACGGGGATCGGCGGTGACGGGGCCGGCGGTGGTGCCGTCGGTCAGCCGATCCAGAGGTCGTAG